One Methanocaldococcus villosus KIN24-T80 genomic window carries:
- a CDS encoding V4R domain-containing protein: MANATAIVEMLRIIDNRAKFMGIKLTMIKNLLEKYKDNKELLKEVLKETEGTKLHDLILEACPYLRDLDKEIKAEEARIKISAEEEKPLKLEDYGFVGKVSLLAYIREYMRKYYLRANTKKVFYQIGKDYAILLNINNYDEMKKFIDTEFGEMEIEKPEPLTIIVRDNKECKNCTSPEPVCYVTAGFIAGCLENIVNRKYIVDVVEKKCLAVGDPYCLFVANRTVIL, encoded by the coding sequence ATGGCTAATGCAACAGCTATAGTGGAAATGTTGAGGATTATTGATAACAGAGCAAAATTTATGGGTATTAAATTAACAATGATTAAAAATTTACTAGAAAAATATAAAGATAATAAAGAACTACTGAAGGAAGTTTTAAAAGAAACTGAAGGGACAAAATTACATGATCTTATTTTAGAAGCGTGTCCCTATTTGAGAGATTTAGATAAAGAAATAAAAGCTGAAGAAGCAAGAATAAAAATTAGTGCAGAAGAAGAAAAACCATTAAAATTAGAAGATTATGGTTTTGTAGGGAAAGTTTCCTTATTGGCATATATAAGAGAATATATGAGAAAATATTATTTAAGAGCAAACACAAAAAAGGTTTTTTATCAGATTGGAAAAGATTATGCTATTTTATTAAATATTAATAATTATGATGAAATGAAAAAGTTTATAGATACTGAATTTGGAGAAATGGAAATAGAAAAACCTGAACCATTGACAATAATTGTTAGAGATAATAAAGAGTGTAAAAATTGTACTTCTCCAGAACCAGTTTGTTATGTTACTGCAGGGTTTATTGCTGGCTGTTTAGAGAATATTGTTAATAGAAAATATATTGTTGATGTTGTTGAAAAAAAATGTTTAGCTGTTGGAGATCCATACTGTTTATTTGTAGCTAACAGAACTGTAATATTATAA
- the hisG gene encoding ATP phosphoribosyltransferase, with protein sequence MKIMFALPNKGRIYEPVMKLLERAGLKITAKSRSLFANTVDENIKVMFARARDIPEFVADGIADIGITGYDLILERGVEDRVEFLLDLNFGYAKLVIAAPEDSGIEKVDDIKDGMKIATEFPNITRKFFEKLNKKVEIIELTGATEIAPFIGVADLISDLTSTGTTLRLNRLKVIEEILTSTTRLIANKNSLNNKYKKEKINKIVLAIKSALYAEKKRLIMMNAPKDKIDEIKKIIPGLAGPTVSEVLSDDNIVAVHAVVDEDEIFNLVPKLHALGARDILIVPIERIL encoded by the coding sequence ATGAAAATAATGTTTGCTTTGCCAAATAAAGGGAGGATATATGAACCTGTAATGAAGTTATTAGAAAGAGCTGGATTAAAAATAACAGCTAAAAGTAGGAGTTTATTTGCTAATACTGTTGATGAAAATATAAAAGTTATGTTTGCAAGGGCAAGAGATATTCCTGAGTTTGTTGCAGATGGAATCGCTGATATTGGAATAACAGGTTATGATCTCATATTAGAGAGAGGTGTTGAGGATAGGGTAGAGTTTTTATTAGATTTAAATTTTGGATATGCAAAACTTGTTATAGCTGCCCCAGAAGATTCAGGAATAGAGAAGGTAGATGATATAAAAGATGGGATGAAAATAGCTACAGAATTTCCAAATATAACTAGAAAGTTTTTTGAGAAATTAAATAAAAAAGTTGAAATTATAGAACTTACTGGAGCTACAGAAATTGCTCCTTTTATAGGAGTGGCAGATTTAATCTCAGATTTAACATCTACAGGAACTACATTAAGATTAAACAGATTAAAGGTTATAGAAGAAATATTAACATCTACAACAAGATTAATAGCTAATAAAAATAGTTTAAATAATAAATATAAAAAAGAAAAGATAAATAAAATTGTTTTAGCTATAAAAAGTGCTTTATATGCTGAGAAAAAGAGACTTATAATGATGAATGCCCCTAAAGACAAAATAGATGAGATAAAGAAAATTATTCCTGGTTTAGCTGGGCCTACAGTATCAGAAGTTTTATCAGATGATAATATTGTTGCTGTTCATGCTGTTGTTGATGAGGATGAAATATTCAACTTAGTCCCAAAACTACATGCATTAGGTGCAAGAGATATATTAATTGTGCCAATAGAAAGAATATTATAA
- a CDS encoding UPF0058 family protein → MNKDELIQLHQLLVYLKKYIEKNYGYFEEFKEYDELSIYPHHIHRTKAEHIYAIFLLSSIIAKILAENGKIPRSVHNLLKNSGEKIKKDIIRKRNKIQNVIK, encoded by the coding sequence ATGAATAAAGATGAGCTAATCCAATTACACCAACTTTTAGTATATTTAAAAAAATACATAGAAAAAAATTATGGTTACTTTGAGGAATTTAAAGAGTATGATGAGTTAAGCATATATCCACATCATATACATAGAACAAAAGCTGAGCATATATATGCTATATTTTTACTTTCAAGTATTATAGCTAAAATCTTAGCAGAAAATGGTAAAATTCCAAGAAGTGTTCATAATCTATTAAAGAACAGTGGAGAAAAGATTAAAAAAGATATTATAAGGAAAAGAAACAAAATTCAAAATGTGATAAAATGA
- the ecnA gene encoding calcium-activated nuclease EcnA — protein sequence MRILTIFLILFLTLSGCITYNEYSCYYGRVVKVVDGDTVYVLVNGELWKIRLLGVDTPEISKENNPYEYILYNGTPITNLTYLKFWGERAKEFAYKKLYGKEVKIVFDPLAPRKDRYGRYLAYIYYKKGDKWVNFNEELIKYGYARVYRTRFKMLHEFLMLEEEAKKNRVGLWKGQLMP from the coding sequence ATGAGAATATTAACTATTTTTCTAATTCTTTTTTTAACATTATCAGGTTGTATAACTTATAATGAATATTCTTGTTATTATGGAAGGGTAGTTAAAGTTGTTGATGGAGATACAGTTTATGTTTTAGTAAATGGAGAACTTTGGAAAATCAGACTTTTAGGAGTAGATACTCCTGAAATAAGTAAGGAGAATAATCCTTATGAATATATTTTATACAATGGAACACCAATAACTAATCTAACATATTTAAAATTCTGGGGAGAGCGAGCTAAAGAATTTGCCTATAAAAAACTTTATGGAAAAGAAGTAAAGATTGTTTTTGATCCATTAGCTCCAAGAAAAGATAGGTATGGAAGATATTTAGCTTACATTTATTATAAAAAGGGAGATAAGTGGGTAAATTTTAATGAGGAATTAATAAAGTATGGTTATGCAAGAGTATATAGAACTAGGTTTAAAATGTTACATGAGTTTTTAATGCTTGAAGAAGAGGCTAAAAAAAATAGAGTGGGATTATGGAAGGGTCAGCTTATGCCTTAG
- a CDS encoding DUF2118 family protein — translation MRFPKLFVENPKKPEKDRVVVERDGKVIKFLEEGEEYSGDGKVLYEVIYDDFDEYVLMGTVVCDMLMYYEVGEVKQITYIKKGTKLLEIPAEGYKVYPIVDFGCRVLEGHRLAALQSRKGDIRFVNTPETGIVLFLKEVPSKRENYIFYILPEGKKWD, via the coding sequence ATGAGATTTCCTAAATTATTTGTAGAGAATCCAAAAAAACCTGAAAAGGATAGAGTGGTAGTTGAGAGAGATGGGAAAGTTATAAAGTTTTTAGAGGAAGGAGAAGAATACAGTGGAGATGGAAAGGTGTTATATGAGGTTATATATGATGATTTTGATGAATATGTATTAATGGGAACTGTTGTTTGTGATATGTTAATGTATTATGAGGTTGGGGAAGTTAAGCAGATAACATATATTAAAAAGGGAACAAAACTTTTAGAAATTCCTGCTGAGGGTTATAAAGTTTATCCAATAGTAGATTTTGGTTGTAGGGTTTTAGAAGGGCATAGATTAGCAGCTTTGCAAAGCAGAAAAGGAGATATTAGATTTGTAAATACTCCAGAAACTGGAATTGTTCTATTTTTAAAAGAAGTTCCTTCAAAAAGAGAAAATTATATATTCTATATATTACCAGAAGGTAAAAAGTGGGATTAA
- a CDS encoding polyprenyl synthetase family protein: MDREILSLIDEELKKYVNKNNKLYSAANHLLLSGGKRLRPYLCVLVYKLKKDNLSEVLPAAVSVELIHNYTLIHDDIMDNDDLRRGKPTVHKVYGNAMAILAGDLLYAKAFEAVANIKDNRKAHEVLKILADACVYVCEGQAMDMEFEEKDSVSLEEYLDMIRKKTGALIEAAAKIGAVMGDFNDEEMKAIEKYAENIGLTFQIQDDVLDLIADEEKLGKPVGSDIREGKKTIIIIHALSTLEEDKKNRLKSLLGKKDITKEEIGEAIEILRPSIEYAKNLMENKTIEAIDALKIFDKDRRKPLEDLAKFIISRCY, encoded by the coding sequence ATGGATAGGGAGATATTGAGTTTAATAGATGAAGAATTAAAAAAATATGTAAATAAGAACAATAAACTTTACAGTGCTGCCAATCACTTACTTTTATCTGGAGGAAAGAGATTAAGACCTTATCTCTGTGTGTTAGTATATAAATTAAAGAAAGATAATTTGTCAGAGGTTTTACCAGCAGCTGTTTCAGTAGAGCTTATACATAACTATACTCTAATACATGATGATATAATGGATAATGATGATTTAAGAAGGGGAAAACCAACTGTTCATAAGGTTTATGGTAATGCTATGGCTATATTAGCTGGAGATTTACTTTATGCTAAAGCTTTTGAAGCAGTTGCCAATATAAAAGATAATAGGAAAGCTCATGAAGTTTTAAAAATATTAGCTGACGCATGTGTTTATGTTTGTGAAGGCCAAGCTATGGATATGGAATTTGAAGAGAAGGATAGTGTTAGTTTGGAGGAGTATTTAGATATGATCAGAAAAAAAACTGGAGCTTTAATAGAAGCAGCTGCTAAAATAGGAGCTGTAATGGGAGATTTTAATGATGAAGAGATGAAAGCTATAGAAAAATATGCTGAAAATATTGGTCTGACCTTTCAAATACAGGATGATGTTTTAGATTTGATAGCTGATGAAGAAAAGTTAGGAAAACCTGTAGGAAGTGACATAAGAGAAGGTAAGAAGACAATTATTATTATTCATGCCTTATCAACATTAGAGGAAGATAAAAAAAATAGGTTAAAATCATTGTTAGGAAAAAAAGATATAACAAAAGAGGAAATTGGTGAGGCTATTGAAATATTAAGACCATCTATAGAGTATGCTAAAAATTTAATGGAGAATAAAACAATAGAGGCAATAGATGCTTTAAAAATCTTTGATAAAGATAGAAGAAAACCTTTAGAAGATTTAGCAAAATTCATAATATCAAGGTGCTACTGA
- a CDS encoding DUF2096 family protein — MKDARNLEKIWVVLSEMSAELVNKNIPVPEDVFDKLRLANSMISYYLLDPHVDAKLLIEIEKVLNNIQSKLFTLCDEELMNIYLNKLNKAIRGELEVSFPISKSNYNKEVLRKGNVERVRIKLQKDIAIERLGELGEWYGVIFEYSEEKDKILIEGEINRIKTLLKDFSVIWKSD, encoded by the coding sequence ATGAAAGATGCTAGAAATTTAGAAAAAATATGGGTAGTTTTATCAGAAATGTCAGCTGAACTAGTTAATAAAAATATCCCTGTACCTGAAGATGTATTTGATAAACTAAGGTTGGCTAATTCAATGATATCCTATTACCTACTTGATCCACATGTAGATGCTAAGCTATTGATTGAAATTGAAAAAGTTTTAAATAATATTCAATCTAAGCTATTCACACTTTGTGATGAAGAATTAATGAATATTTATTTAAATAAACTTAATAAAGCCATTAGAGGGGAGTTAGAAGTAAGTTTTCCAATATCAAAGTCAAATTATAATAAAGAGGTTCTAAGAAAAGGAAATGTTGAAAGAGTTAGGATAAAGTTGCAGAAAGATATAGCTATTGAGAGATTAGGAGAGTTAGGAGAGTGGTATGGAGTAATATTTGAATATAGTGAAGAGAAGGATAAAATATTAATAGAAGGAGAAATAAATAGGATTAAAACTCTTTTAAAAGATTTTTCAGTAATTTGGAAATCTGATTAA
- a CDS encoding DUF749 family protein translates to MFVAKLIAILSVKEAINSGYGDFVKVRAAIENREMKDDDIVAIFNIDNTTCYHVEFLESLEKIKENLSKINVTLNYDSELIIKRYLEGRK, encoded by the coding sequence ATGTTTGTAGCTAAATTAATAGCTATATTATCAGTTAAAGAGGCCATAAATTCAGGATATGGAGATTTTGTTAAGGTTAGAGCAGCTATTGAGAATAGAGAGATGAAGGATGATGATATTGTAGCTATTTTTAATATAGATAATACTACATGCTATCATGTTGAATTCTTGGAAAGCTTAGAAAAAATAAAAGAAAATCTTTCAAAAATAAATGTTACTTTAAATTATGACAGTGAGCTTATAATTAAAAGATATTTAGAGGGCAGGAAATGA
- a CDS encoding shikimate kinase produces the protein MEGSAYALASGTIINAISIGKGSAFGVDLKVYAKVRLIDDGKNIVKGKVLDANIKPNLIERCVKNVLEYFGLDYSAYVETKTEIPIKSGLSSSSAVSNATVLATFDALGEKIDDELVLNLAIKSCFDENLTVTGAYDDATASYYGGITVTDNLKRLIIKRDKLKEDLDIIILLPNYKKNVDVDRMKLIKDYVKIAFNYALKGDYFKALFLNGILYASALNFPTNIIIDALSAGAITAGLSGTGPSYVAIAENGEKVKEVWKKYGKVIITKPNNEGAKIC, from the coding sequence ATGGAAGGGTCAGCTTATGCCTTAGCTTCTGGGACAATAATTAATGCTATATCTATAGGTAAAGGTTCAGCTTTTGGAGTAGATTTAAAGGTTTATGCTAAAGTAAGGTTAATAGATGATGGAAAAAATATAGTTAAGGGTAAAGTTTTAGATGCTAATATAAAACCAAATTTAATAGAGAGGTGTGTAAAGAATGTATTAGAATACTTTGGGTTGGACTATTCAGCATATGTAGAAACAAAAACAGAAATTCCTATAAAATCTGGTTTAAGTAGTAGTTCTGCAGTTTCTAATGCTACTGTATTAGCTACTTTTGATGCCTTAGGAGAGAAAATAGATGATGAACTTGTTTTAAATCTTGCTATAAAATCATGTTTTGATGAAAATTTAACTGTAACTGGAGCTTATGATGATGCTACAGCCTCTTATTATGGAGGAATAACAGTGACAGATAATTTAAAGAGGTTGATAATAAAAAGAGATAAGTTAAAAGAGGATTTGGACATTATTATTCTTCTACCAAACTATAAAAAAAATGTTGATGTTGACAGAATGAAGTTAATAAAAGATTATGTAAAAATAGCTTTTAACTATGCACTTAAAGGAGATTATTTCAAGGCCTTATTTTTAAATGGAATATTGTATGCCTCTGCATTAAATTTCCCTACAAATATTATTATTGATGCCCTATCAGCTGGAGCTATAACAGCTGGTTTATCAGGTACAGGGCCAAGTTATGTAGCAATAGCTGAAAATGGAGAAAAGGTCAAAGAAGTTTGGAAAAAATATGGTAAAGTTATTATAACAAAACCAAATAATGAAGGGGCTAAAATATGTTAG
- a CDS encoding METTL5 family protein: MKMKHLEMILDSLKTHTKKPELEQYTIPGKLASEILFFAKDDFYNNIALDFGCGSGRLAIGCKLLGAKRVIGIDIDKEAIEVAKKNAEYLNLDIDFYCMDIREVDEEFLNAILKEDKDLKRVVIQNPPFGAQKRHADRIFIDKALELGDVIYTIHNYPTKDFIINYVKGRGRITHIYETNFKIPAIYKFHKKRLVEIPVVIFRIERV; encoded by the coding sequence ATGAAAATGAAACATTTAGAGATGATTTTAGATAGTTTAAAAACTCATACAAAAAAACCAGAGTTGGAACAATATACTATCCCAGGAAAGCTTGCTTCTGAAATTCTATTTTTTGCTAAAGATGATTTTTATAATAATATTGCTTTAGACTTTGGTTGTGGTAGTGGAAGATTGGCTATAGGTTGTAAGCTTTTAGGGGCTAAGAGGGTTATAGGTATTGATATTGACAAAGAGGCTATAGAGGTTGCTAAAAAAAATGCTGAATATCTTAATTTAGATATTGATTTTTACTGTATGGATATTAGAGAAGTTGATGAAGAGTTTTTAAATGCTATTCTTAAGGAAGATAAAGATTTAAAAAGAGTAGTAATTCAAAATCCACCATTTGGTGCCCAAAAGAGACATGCTGATAGAATTTTTATAGATAAGGCATTAGAGTTAGGGGATGTTATTTACACTATTCACAACTACCCTACAAAAGATTTTATTATAAATTATGTTAAAGGTAGGGGAAGAATAACACACATATATGAAACAAATTTTAAAATACCTGCTATATACAAATTTCATAAAAAGAGACTTGTTGAAATCCCAGTAGTTATTTTTAGAATTGAAAGGGTTTGA
- the hypF gene encoding carbamoyltransferase HypF translates to MIRIIVKGIVQGVGFRPFVYRLAKKYNLKGYVKNCGNYVEIVVKGNNIERFINDLITKKPEIAKIDEIETEEIEDLDIDDFYILKSSNGKEDIGIIPADLSICEDCLREMFNKKDRRFRYPFTACLNCGPKFTIIEKLPYDRENTSMREFPLCEECLKEYENPLDRRFHAQATCCPNCGPHVYLTDGHETLYERDEAIRETVKLLEEGYIVAVKGIGGCHLCCITEDEPVLTLRERLNRKSQPFAIMSMLENVEKFAYISKLEREVLISNRRPIVVLKKRKGYDKYISKYVSNLDTIGVMLPYSGLHYLLFNKAIAYVFTSANLPGLPMVKDNEDILNKMNGIADYFLLHNRRIVNRCDDSVVKKVADRIVFLRRSRGYAPEPVKVKLDNNKTILCLGAELNSCVCLAKRDNFYLSQYIGNTAKYETFLYLKEAIFRLLELTNTKKVDVIACDLHPTYNSTKLAQELQEIFDCDLIRVQHHFAHAYSLLGDNNYFEDAIILALDGMGYGLDGNVWGGEVLLYRDGEIKRVSHLEEQYQLGGDLAVKYPARMLFSILYKAIKEEALEFMSKYFPENMLRILEFQLKKKINCPITTSTGRVLDAVSALLEICLEKTYDGEPAIRLEAEVKKDDVEVEPRIKNNILITTDMIKQCYEMLINGESKGKIAYYAHLYIADGLFEIFKKLSEKYGINTIGLTGGVSYNRVITERIYERANEEGYNFIYHRNVPNGDGGVSFGQAIYYIKERGKNG, encoded by the coding sequence ATGATAAGGATTATTGTAAAAGGTATTGTTCAAGGAGTAGGTTTTAGACCTTTTGTCTACAGATTAGCTAAAAAGTATAATCTAAAAGGATATGTTAAAAACTGTGGAAATTATGTAGAAATTGTTGTCAAAGGGAACAATATAGAGAGATTTATTAATGATCTAATAACAAAAAAACCAGAAATTGCTAAAATAGATGAAATTGAAACTGAAGAAATTGAAGATTTGGATATTGATGATTTTTACATTTTAAAAAGTTCTAATGGTAAAGAAGATATAGGAATTATTCCTGCTGATTTAAGTATTTGTGAAGATTGTTTAAGAGAGATGTTTAATAAAAAAGATAGAAGGTTTAGATATCCATTTACTGCCTGCCTAAACTGTGGACCAAAATTTACAATTATAGAAAAGTTACCCTATGATAGGGAGAATACATCAATGAGAGAATTTCCATTATGTGAAGAATGTCTAAAAGAGTATGAAAATCCATTGGATAGAAGATTCCATGCACAAGCCACATGCTGTCCAAATTGTGGGCCTCATGTTTATCTCACTGATGGTCATGAAACTCTTTATGAAAGAGATGAAGCTATAAGAGAAACTGTGAAACTTTTAGAGGAGGGTTATATAGTAGCTGTAAAAGGAATTGGTGGATGTCACTTATGTTGTATAACTGAAGATGAACCTGTATTAACACTTAGAGAGAGACTAAATAGAAAATCTCAGCCATTTGCTATTATGAGTATGTTAGAAAATGTAGAAAAATTTGCATACATATCTAAATTAGAGAGAGAAGTTTTAATTTCAAATAGACGGCCAATAGTTGTTTTAAAGAAAAGAAAGGGGTATGATAAATATATATCAAAATATGTTTCAAATTTAGATACAATTGGAGTTATGCTTCCATATTCTGGATTACACTATCTACTTTTCAATAAAGCTATAGCCTATGTTTTCACTTCTGCCAACCTTCCAGGATTGCCTATGGTTAAGGATAATGAGGATATATTAAATAAAATGAATGGAATAGCTGACTATTTTTTACTACACAATAGAAGGATTGTAAATAGATGTGATGACAGTGTTGTTAAAAAAGTAGCTGATAGAATTGTGTTTTTAAGAAGATCTAGAGGTTATGCTCCAGAACCTGTTAAAGTTAAGTTAGATAATAATAAAACTATCCTTTGTCTTGGTGCAGAGTTGAATAGCTGTGTTTGTTTAGCTAAAAGAGATAATTTTTATCTTTCACAGTATATAGGAAACACAGCTAAATATGAAACATTTCTCTACTTAAAAGAGGCTATATTTAGGCTTTTAGAATTAACAAATACAAAAAAAGTTGATGTTATTGCCTGTGATTTACATCCAACATATAATTCAACAAAGCTTGCTCAAGAATTACAGGAAATTTTTGACTGTGATTTAATAAGAGTTCAGCATCATTTTGCTCATGCTTATTCCCTCTTAGGGGATAATAACTATTTTGAGGATGCAATAATTTTAGCTTTAGATGGGATGGGTTATGGGTTAGATGGAAATGTATGGGGAGGAGAAGTGTTACTATATAGAGATGGAGAGATAAAGAGAGTTTCTCATTTGGAAGAACAGTATCAGCTTGGCGGGGATTTAGCTGTAAAATATCCGGCAAGAATGCTATTCTCTATTCTATATAAAGCCATTAAAGAAGAGGCTTTAGAGTTCATGTCCAAATATTTCCCTGAAAATATGTTAAGAATATTAGAGTTTCAACTCAAGAAAAAGATAAATTGTCCAATAACCACTTCTACAGGAAGAGTGTTAGATGCTGTATCAGCACTTTTAGAAATATGTTTAGAGAAAACATATGATGGAGAACCAGCTATTAGGTTAGAGGCAGAAGTAAAAAAAGATGATGTAGAGGTTGAACCTAGGATTAAAAATAATATATTAATTACAACAGATATGATAAAGCAGTGTTATGAAATGTTAATAAATGGTGAGAGTAAAGGAAAGATAGCATATTATGCTCATCTTTATATAGCAGATGGTTTATTTGAAATATTTAAAAAGTTATCTGAAAAATATGGAATTAATACAATTGGGTTAACAGGAGGGGTGTCTTATAATAGAGTAATCACTGAAAGGATATATGAAAGGGCTAATGAAGAGGGGTATAATTTTATCTATCATAGAAATGTACCTAATGGTGATGGAGGAGTCAGTTTTGGACAGGCTATATATTACATAAAAGAGAGGGGAAAAAATGGATAG
- the bioB gene encoding biotin synthase BioB, whose product MNIEKAIELYNTLSTIDLLYLAYKKKTKKDIDLCAIINAKSGKCKENCIFCSQSIYHNTSIPIYKLKSKDEILEYALKYDGIVNRFSIVVSGKKVNDEEFNKIVETIELLKDETSLKICCSLGLIDKEKLRILKDLDVRIHNNLETNKDYFKNICTTHSYMDKVRVIKDAKSLNLEVCSGGIIGLGESYLDRIKLAFELKDLGVDSVPINILHPIKGTKAYDLLKRGVIKPLSVNEILKTIAIFKLILKDCEIRLAGGRLFLGDYQSYALLALDGLMVGDYLTTKGRNLKDDLKMIKDWELL is encoded by the coding sequence ATGAATATTGAAAAGGCTATTGAATTATATAATACTCTATCAACTATTGATCTTTTATACTTAGCTTATAAAAAGAAAACTAAAAAAGATATAGACCTTTGTGCTATAATAAATGCAAAAAGTGGAAAATGCAAAGAAAATTGTATATTCTGCTCTCAATCTATCTATCATAATACATCCATCCCTATTTACAAGCTTAAGAGTAAAGATGAGATCTTAGAATATGCCCTTAAATATGATGGGATTGTGAATAGATTTAGTATAGTGGTTAGTGGGAAGAAAGTTAATGATGAAGAATTTAATAAAATAGTTGAAACTATTGAACTGTTAAAAGATGAAACAAGCTTAAAAATTTGTTGTTCTTTAGGGTTAATAGATAAAGAAAAATTAAGAATATTAAAAGATTTAGATGTTAGAATACATAATAACTTAGAAACAAACAAAGATTATTTTAAAAATATATGCACAACCCACAGTTATATGGATAAGGTAAGAGTTATTAAGGATGCTAAATCTTTAAATTTAGAAGTTTGTAGTGGAGGAATTATTGGTTTAGGAGAGAGTTATTTAGATAGAATAAAATTAGCTTTTGAGCTAAAAGATTTAGGTGTTGATAGTGTTCCAATAAACATTCTACACCCAATTAAAGGAACTAAAGCTTATGATTTATTAAAGAGAGGGGTAATTAAACCTCTAAGTGTAAATGAAATATTAAAAACTATAGCCATTTTTAAGCTAATTTTAAAAGATTGTGAAATTAGATTGGCAGGAGGTAGGTTATTTTTAGGAGATTATCAAAGCTATGCCTTATTAGCTTTAGATGGATTAATGGTAGGGGATTATTTAACTACTAAAGGGAGAAACTTAAAAGATGATTTAAAAATGATTAAAGATTGGGAGTTATTATGA